In Hoplias malabaricus isolate fHopMal1 chromosome 6, fHopMal1.hap1, whole genome shotgun sequence, a single window of DNA contains:
- the LOC136699835 gene encoding L-asparaginase 1-like produces the protein MAEVTTRKVYVLYTGGTFGMKKNKEGRLVPQALETIKDFLINHTILYDRSPGESKDSVRKRINTKDDFITLYPQLADDDPRTKGKHYTILYKMEAVEPPIDSSSMTPEDWRRMAEKIKDNKDAFDGFVIIHGTDTMAFTSSALSFILGDIKKTVIVTGSQMPIFHPRTDGIDNFIGSMLMAGYFSDREEMQQVMLYFMNKLYMGNRVVKRDCDSFSVFDSPDVYPLASLETTIKLISSKISLKKAQPKDSLSVKRMFTKKENPQVRILRFFPGITEEYVSGVLNGADGVILETYGNGNVPEFEWLKTLLLKADKENVLMLNCTQVYRGTVLPIYQASEILTRANVISGYDITPEAALTKMIWTLKSYNNLEKIRKILEHSVHGESCAPAMSLIMEY, from the exons ATGGCTGAAGTAACAACAAGAAAAGTGTATGTGCTCTACACTGGAGGAACAtttggaatgaaaaaaaataaagagg gGAGACTCGTTCCACAGGCTCTGGAAACGATCAAGGATTTTCTCATCAACCACACCATCCTATATGACAGGAGTCCTGGAGAATCAAAGGACAGTGTCAGGAAACGCATCAACACAAAAGATGACTTCATCACACTGTA TCCCCAGCTGGCGGATGATGATCCCAGAACCAAGGGAAAACATTATAccattttatacaaaatggaAGCTGTTGAACCTCCAATTGATTCCTCAAGCATGACTCCTGAGGACTGGAGAAGAATGGCTGAGaaaattaaa GATAATAAGGATGCTTTTGATGGATTTGTTATTATCCACGGCACGGACACAATGGCCTTCACCTCCTCTGCTTTGTCCTTCATTTTGGGGGATATTAAAAAGACTGTGATCGTTACTGGATCTCAG ATGCCCATATTCCATCCACGGACTGATGGAATAGATAACTTTATTGGATCTATGCTCATGGCCGGGTACTTCTCTGACAGAGAGGAGATGCAGCAG GTGATGCTTTATTTCATGAACAAGTTGTACATGGGGAACCGAGTGGTGAAGCGTGACTGTGATTCCTTCAGTGTGTTTGACAGCCCTGATGTGTATCCTCTGGCCAGTCTTGAAACCACAATCAAAC tgaTTTCTTCCAAAATTTCTCTGAAGAAGGCACAACCTaaagactctctctctgtgaagagAATGTtcacaaagaaagaaaatccaCAAGTGAGGATCCTGAGGTTTTTCCCTGGAATTACAGAAGAATAT GTGTCTGGAGTTCTGAATGGAGCTGACGGTGTGATTCTGGAGACCTATGGAAATGGGAATGTTCCAGAGTTTGAGTGGCTCAAGACCCTTCTGCTCAAAGCAGACAAGGAGAACGTTCTGATGTTGAACTGTACCCAGGTTTATCGTGGCACTGTTTTACCCATCTACCAAGCGTCAGAG ATTTTGACAAGAGCAAATGTTATTTCTGGGTATGACATCACTCCAGAAGCAGCCCTGACCAAAATGATCTGGACACTGAAATCATATAATAACCTTGAAAAAATTCGCAAG ATACTGGAGCACAGTGTGCATGGAGAGTCATGTGCTCCAGCGATGTCG CTGATCATGGAGTATTGA